The following proteins are co-located in the Acidicapsa acidisoli genome:
- a CDS encoding NAD(P)-dependent alcohol dehydrogenase — protein sequence MTVSKGYAAQDKTTPLAPFSFERRDPLPTDIAIDILYCGVCHSDLHMARNEWGNSLYPMVPGHEIVGKVTFVGSAVTKFKVGQIAAIGVIIDSCRKCPSCNAGEEQYCEDGMVLTYAQPDRVEGRLTQGGYSSNYVVDERFAHTVPENLNLAGVAPLLCAGITTYSPLRHWKVEPGKKVGIVGLGGLGHMALKFAHSFGAHVVQFTTSEAKRADALRLGADEVVLSKDDAQMKKHENSFDFILDAVSAPHDINAYTALLKRDAAMALVGLPDVPPVINIGNLVFKRAALSGSLIGGMPQTQEMLDYCGEHNITSDVEIVPMQKINEAFERMLKQDVKYRFVIDMATL from the coding sequence ATGACCGTTTCAAAAGGCTACGCCGCACAGGATAAAACCACGCCTCTTGCTCCATTCTCCTTCGAACGCCGTGACCCGCTCCCAACCGACATCGCCATCGACATTCTGTACTGCGGAGTCTGCCACTCCGACCTGCACATGGCGCGCAACGAGTGGGGGAACTCCCTTTATCCGATGGTTCCGGGCCACGAGATCGTCGGCAAGGTGACCTTTGTTGGCAGCGCCGTGACCAAATTCAAGGTCGGCCAGATCGCAGCAATCGGAGTCATCATCGATTCCTGCCGCAAGTGCCCAAGCTGCAACGCCGGAGAAGAACAGTACTGCGAAGACGGCATGGTGCTCACCTACGCGCAGCCGGATCGCGTCGAGGGACGCCTTACGCAGGGCGGCTACTCCAGCAACTACGTCGTGGACGAGCGCTTTGCGCATACCGTGCCTGAGAACCTGAATCTGGCCGGCGTCGCACCGCTGCTGTGCGCTGGCATCACGACGTATTCGCCGCTGCGCCACTGGAAGGTTGAACCCGGCAAGAAGGTCGGTATTGTTGGACTCGGCGGACTTGGCCACATGGCGCTCAAGTTTGCACACTCCTTCGGCGCTCACGTGGTTCAGTTCACCACTTCGGAAGCCAAGCGCGCTGATGCTCTTCGGCTGGGCGCGGACGAAGTCGTGCTCTCGAAGGACGATGCCCAGATGAAGAAGCACGAGAACTCTTTCGACTTCATCCTCGATGCAGTTTCCGCTCCGCACGACATCAACGCTTACACCGCGTTGCTCAAGCGCGACGCGGCGATGGCGCTGGTTGGTCTGCCCGATGTGCCTCCGGTGATTAACATCGGCAACCTGGTCTTCAAGCGGGCTGCGCTTTCAGGTTCGCTCATCGGCGGAATGCCTCAGACGCAGGAGATGCTTGACTACTGCGGCGAACACAACATCACTTCGGATGTCGAGATCGTCCCTATGCAGAAGATCAACGAAGCCTTTGAGCGGATGCTGAAGCAGGATGTGAAGTACCGCTTCGTGATCGACATGGCGACGCTGTAA
- a CDS encoding putative quinol monooxygenase, with protein sequence MNKSGESENQHPSRSPLSEAEGSVTRRSLFARMFTLATALPIAGIFAPRAIAAKIDSPAGHGFYKIVSYQVTAEHWQEFLNACKINGAASIKEPGITRFEVLLSNDTPNTAIAVEVYKDEDASKAHQQTAHFHAFVQTGQRLGVKRTVVAATRYYPA encoded by the coding sequence ATGAATAAATCAGGTGAATCAGAGAATCAGCATCCTTCGCGCAGTCCGTTGTCGGAAGCCGAAGGAAGCGTCACACGGCGCAGTCTCTTTGCGCGCATGTTTACGCTGGCCACGGCCCTCCCCATAGCGGGCATATTCGCGCCGCGAGCCATAGCCGCCAAAATCGATTCGCCAGCCGGACATGGCTTTTACAAGATCGTAAGCTACCAGGTGACCGCCGAGCATTGGCAGGAGTTCCTCAATGCCTGCAAGATAAACGGCGCAGCATCCATCAAAGAGCCCGGCATAACCAGGTTTGAAGTGCTCCTCTCAAACGACACCCCAAACACCGCCATCGCCGTTGAAGTCTACAAAGACGAGGATGCCAGCAAGGCCCATCAGCAGACCGCGCATTTTCACGCATTCGTGCAGACAGGGCAGCGCCTCGGCGTAAAGCGGACCGTAGTTGCCGCCACCCGTTACTACCCAGCCTGA
- a CDS encoding cupin domain-containing protein — MNWKYIAVALAAMLGGASLTAVLAQNGAQNVLSGHRDILLQTTQSWNGKPYTHYPTGQPQLTTIKLTIAPHTVLPWHYHQIPNALYVLSGTLTLHDKASGKTLVVHQGQAVAESVDDIHRGESGNEPTVLLITYAGTPGVPTTTPAKGEKAEY, encoded by the coding sequence ATGAATTGGAAGTACATTGCAGTAGCATTAGCCGCCATGCTTGGCGGAGCATCGCTCACAGCCGTGCTCGCTCAAAACGGGGCGCAAAACGTTTTAAGTGGGCATCGCGACATACTGCTGCAGACAACCCAATCGTGGAACGGCAAGCCATACACGCACTATCCCACCGGCCAGCCGCAGCTCACAACCATCAAGCTGACCATCGCTCCCCATACCGTGTTGCCGTGGCATTATCATCAAATCCCCAATGCCCTCTATGTGCTCTCTGGTACTCTGACGCTGCACGACAAGGCCAGCGGCAAAACTTTGGTCGTTCATCAGGGACAGGCTGTCGCTGAGTCGGTAGACGATATTCATCGCGGCGAATCAGGGAATGAGCCAACCGTGCTGCTCATCACCTATGCCGGAACCCCGGGCGTTCCAACCACAACCCCGGCCAAGGGCGAAAAGGCAGAGTACTAG
- a CDS encoding ATP-binding protein, with protein sequence MQLQQVLMNLMLNGIEAMKDTGGVLMMKSQLDEDGQIEISVKDPGPGLPPGNADQIFDAFFTTKPQGGGMGLAISKSIVESHGGRIWANGNGGRGATFHFTLPVALVETDPPMNAA encoded by the coding sequence GTGCAACTGCAGCAGGTACTGATGAACCTGATGCTCAACGGTATCGAGGCGATGAAGGACACGGGCGGCGTGCTGATGATGAAGTCGCAATTGGATGAGGATGGCCAGATCGAGATCTCTGTAAAAGATCCAGGCCCCGGTCTGCCCCCAGGCAACGCCGACCAGATATTCGATGCGTTCTTCACGACGAAACCACAAGGCGGCGGCATGGGCCTGGCAATCAGCAAATCGATTGTCGAATCGCACGGCGGACGAATCTGGGCCAACGGCAACGGCGGGCGCGGCGCGACGTTCCACTTCACATTGCCGGTCGCTCTCGTGGAAACAGATCCACCTATGAATGCTGCGTGA
- a CDS encoding PAS domain-containing sensor histidine kinase — protein sequence MNSPGLTARAKTLITGDSEMAYRIRAHNWAETPLGPLEEWSETLLATVNLMLHSPFPTILSWGPEMVFLYNDAAISTLTVKHPSALGGLYRNVFHEAWDLVSGDLEACLYRGETAVRDNMFIPILFNGVLEDHYWSYSLIPVYEGGVIAGVYDAFRNTTAIVTGARRLRESEAKLKLATEVAKLGVFVWNTVEDRTSWENDLMYEIFGRKREDGPVNGAMFLNEVLHPEYREAFQRAMESTLQKGEAFDFEGIICLPDKTLRWIEVKGQLQTEGPVEQILGTVRDITQFKRDEERLRENSKHLGELAAIVESSEDVIISKDLNGIITSWNEAATRLFGYSAEEIVGSSILRLIPEHLHSDEKIIIESIRAGRRIEHFETIRLTKDGRSLDVSLTVSPVKDEQGKVIGASKILRDISGRRRIEQSLLQAEKIAATGRMAATIAHEINNPLEAVVNLLYLLRPMITDPVGINYLGSAEDELGRVSHIAKQTLGYYREHASASRVSLAEIVQHAITIYEPRCTAADIEIRKSLDSSRRVVLRRGEIMQVISNLIANSIYAMPSGGVLSISVEDAANGILLTIEDNGIGIAAENLPRVFEAFFTTRSTIGTGIGLFVAKQFVEGHGGRIGIESRNGAEDHGTTVRVFLPISTAYDQSGK from the coding sequence ATGAACAGTCCAGGCCTCACCGCACGCGCGAAGACTCTGATTACAGGGGACAGCGAGATGGCCTATCGCATTCGCGCACACAATTGGGCCGAAACACCCCTTGGGCCGCTTGAAGAGTGGTCCGAAACGCTCCTCGCAACCGTGAATCTCATGTTGCATTCCCCTTTTCCGACGATCCTGTCGTGGGGGCCGGAGATGGTGTTTCTGTACAACGACGCTGCGATTTCCACTTTGACGGTGAAGCATCCGTCCGCGCTCGGGGGCCTGTACCGTAACGTCTTCCACGAAGCATGGGATTTGGTAAGTGGCGATCTCGAAGCCTGTTTGTACCGGGGTGAAACGGCGGTTCGGGACAACATGTTCATCCCGATCCTCTTCAATGGCGTCCTGGAGGACCACTACTGGAGTTACTCCCTCATACCAGTCTACGAGGGTGGCGTGATCGCTGGTGTTTACGATGCCTTCCGCAACACCACCGCAATCGTGACAGGAGCCAGGCGGCTACGCGAAAGCGAGGCAAAGCTAAAACTGGCAACCGAGGTAGCGAAGCTCGGAGTCTTTGTGTGGAACACCGTTGAGGACCGCACGAGTTGGGAAAACGACCTCATGTACGAGATCTTCGGACGAAAGCGCGAAGATGGTCCGGTCAACGGGGCCATGTTTCTAAACGAAGTGTTGCATCCGGAGTATCGGGAAGCCTTTCAGCGGGCCATGGAATCAACTCTGCAAAAGGGTGAGGCATTCGACTTTGAGGGCATAATCTGCCTGCCGGACAAGACTCTCCGTTGGATCGAGGTAAAAGGGCAGCTTCAGACGGAAGGTCCGGTAGAACAAATCCTCGGCACAGTCCGGGATATCACGCAGTTCAAACGGGATGAGGAGAGGCTGCGCGAAAATTCGAAGCACCTTGGCGAACTCGCCGCGATTGTCGAATCTTCCGAAGACGTGATTATAAGCAAAGACCTCAACGGCATCATTACAAGCTGGAATGAGGCTGCCACGCGCCTCTTCGGCTATTCGGCAGAAGAGATAGTCGGCTCGTCGATTCTCAGGCTCATCCCTGAGCACCTCCATTCCGATGAGAAGATCATCATCGAAAGCATTCGGGCTGGGCGACGGATCGAGCACTTCGAGACCATACGCCTCACAAAAGATGGCCGCTCACTCGATGTCTCTCTCACTGTCTCTCCAGTGAAAGACGAGCAGGGAAAGGTGATTGGAGCGTCGAAGATTCTCCGCGATATCTCTGGGCGCAGACGGATCGAGCAATCCTTGTTGCAAGCCGAAAAAATTGCGGCCACTGGCCGCATGGCGGCGACCATCGCGCATGAAATCAACAACCCTCTCGAAGCCGTGGTGAACCTGCTCTACCTTCTTCGTCCCATGATTACCGATCCGGTCGGGATCAATTACCTCGGCTCCGCTGAAGATGAACTCGGCCGCGTTTCGCACATCGCCAAGCAGACACTGGGTTATTACCGGGAACATGCGTCGGCGAGTCGTGTCTCACTCGCCGAAATCGTTCAGCACGCGATCACGATCTACGAGCCACGATGTACGGCGGCTGATATTGAAATCAGAAAGTCACTCGATTCGTCGAGACGTGTTGTACTGCGCCGAGGAGAGATCATGCAGGTGATCTCGAACCTCATTGCGAACTCGATCTATGCGATGCCCTCAGGCGGCGTTCTCTCTATCTCCGTCGAAGATGCGGCAAATGGAATTCTTCTGACCATCGAGGACAATGGCATAGGGATCGCAGCCGAAAATCTGCCAAGGGTATTCGAGGCTTTCTTTACGACCCGCAGCACCATAGGCACGGGCATTGGATTGTTCGTCGCCAAGCAATTCGTCGAGGGCCACGGGGGGCGCATCGGCATTGAAAGCAGAAATGGCGCCGAAGATCACGGCACAACCGTTCGCGTGTTTCTGCCGATCTCCACGGCATATGATCAGTCCGGCAAATAG
- a CDS encoding VOC family protein produces the protein MQIKLTSVFVDDQDKALKFYTEALGFQKKHEFSAGTYKWLTVVSPEEPEGVQLVLELNSNPAAKTYQQEIFKQGIPAANFFVGDVQKEHDRLKQHGVKFTKEPTKTTGSTIAVLEDTCGNLIQITHLDW, from the coding sequence ATGCAAATCAAACTCACGAGCGTATTCGTCGACGATCAAGACAAAGCCCTGAAGTTCTACACCGAAGCTCTGGGCTTCCAAAAGAAACACGAATTCTCCGCTGGCACGTACAAATGGCTCACCGTGGTCTCTCCCGAAGAACCGGAAGGCGTGCAACTGGTTCTGGAGCTCAACAGCAACCCGGCCGCGAAGACTTATCAGCAGGAGATCTTTAAGCAGGGGATACCGGCGGCGAATTTCTTTGTCGGCGATGTGCAAAAAGAGCACGACAGGCTGAAGCAACACGGCGTGAAGTTCACCAAGGAGCCGACTAAGACCACCGGATCGACCATCGCGGTGCTTGAGGATACGTGCGGAAATCTCATTCAGATCACACACCTGGACTGGTAA
- a CDS encoding ArsR/SmtB family transcription factor, whose amino-acid sequence MHAAADNVFKALADPTRRAIFEELTRQGEQTVHALTRYACVSQPAVSKHLTVLKRAKLVRHRREGRETHYRAQPDALRPMVDWLELYGAFWRDRFDQLEALLERMK is encoded by the coding sequence ATGCATGCCGCAGCCGACAATGTGTTCAAGGCCCTCGCGGACCCAACGCGCAGGGCCATCTTCGAAGAGCTGACCCGGCAGGGCGAGCAGACTGTCCACGCGTTGACTCGCTATGCATGCGTCTCTCAGCCTGCGGTCTCCAAGCACCTCACAGTGCTGAAGCGTGCGAAGCTGGTACGGCATCGCCGCGAGGGACGCGAAACCCACTATCGTGCGCAACCCGATGCGCTGCGGCCGATGGTGGACTGGCTCGAACTATACGGCGCCTTCTGGCGTGACCGGTTTGACCAGCTTGAGGCGCTTTTGGAAAGGATGAAATAG
- a CDS encoding SRPBCC family protein: MSNPVSNPAGSPAENTRTLVVERVFPHPPEKLWRALTESPLLAQWMMGNDFEPVVGRKFQFRSAPVPNWNGVVDCEVLVVDPFQRLSYNWGTGGSESGLQWTVLWTLTATEGGTHLRMEQSGFGPDQKAAYHGANYGWQKFFGNLERLLES; this comes from the coding sequence GTGAGCAACCCAGTTAGCAATCCGGCAGGCAGCCCCGCAGAGAACACTCGTACCCTGGTCGTTGAGAGGGTCTTCCCACACCCGCCGGAGAAGCTATGGCGAGCGCTCACCGAAAGCCCGCTCCTCGCGCAATGGATGATGGGCAACGACTTCGAGCCGGTGGTCGGGCGGAAGTTTCAATTCCGGTCCGCGCCCGTGCCGAACTGGAATGGCGTTGTCGACTGCGAGGTGCTGGTCGTCGATCCATTCCAGCGGCTGTCCTATAACTGGGGTACTGGCGGAAGCGAATCCGGGCTGCAATGGACAGTGCTCTGGACGTTGACTGCGACAGAGGGCGGCACGCATCTTCGCATGGAGCAGTCCGGCTTCGGTCCCGATCAGAAGGCGGCTTATCATGGTGCAAATTACGGATGGCAGAAGTTCTTCGGCAACCTGGAACGCCTGCTTGAATCCTGA
- a CDS encoding DoxX family protein, whose translation MNTKAKAIVYWTMTGLVAFFIGVGGLGQIWQYYANPHGVVPLLGYPMYFFAILGFWKALGAIAILAPRFPLLKEWAYAGIFFDLTGAAASCAAVGGYGAYGFHVIAPLILTGFTVASWALRPPSRKIVALPAATTIRPATAVRAV comes from the coding sequence ATGAACACGAAGGCAAAGGCGATTGTTTATTGGACAATGACCGGTCTCGTTGCGTTTTTTATCGGAGTCGGGGGCCTCGGGCAAATTTGGCAGTATTACGCCAACCCCCATGGCGTCGTGCCCCTGCTTGGCTATCCAATGTACTTCTTCGCCATCCTGGGATTCTGGAAGGCGCTTGGAGCGATAGCCATCCTTGCGCCGCGTTTTCCGCTGCTCAAGGAATGGGCCTATGCGGGCATCTTCTTTGACCTGACAGGCGCTGCCGCCTCCTGCGCTGCGGTGGGCGGCTATGGCGCTTACGGCTTTCACGTGATCGCGCCTCTTATCCTGACCGGGTTTACGGTGGCGTCGTGGGCGCTGCGGCCTCCAAGCCGTAAAATTGTCGCGCTCCCTGCCGCGACAACCATCAGGCCTGCGACAGCCGTCAGAGCGGTCTAA
- a CDS encoding DUF1801 domain-containing protein, whose amino-acid sequence MESASVLIDERIKGLGDWRGKMLAKVRGIVHKADPEIVEEWKFMGTPVWSHAGIVCTGEAYKNVVKMTFAKGAELAAASKDPAGLFNSSLEGNVRRAIDIHEGDKVDEAALKALIRAAVELNLADQNLKGLKGNNKPRTGRNAK is encoded by the coding sequence ATGGAATCTGCTTCTGTATTGATCGACGAGAGGATCAAGGGACTTGGGGACTGGCGCGGGAAGATGCTCGCGAAAGTACGCGGAATCGTACACAAGGCAGACCCTGAGATTGTCGAAGAGTGGAAGTTTATGGGCACTCCGGTCTGGTCCCACGCCGGCATCGTCTGCACGGGTGAGGCGTACAAGAACGTCGTCAAGATGACGTTTGCCAAAGGAGCAGAGTTGGCAGCCGCATCCAAAGACCCTGCGGGTCTGTTCAACTCCAGCCTGGAGGGGAATGTCAGGCGCGCTATCGACATTCACGAAGGCGACAAGGTGGATGAGGCGGCGTTGAAGGCTCTTATCCGCGCTGCGGTGGAGCTCAATCTCGCCGATCAGAATCTCAAGGGTCTCAAGGGCAATAACAAGCCGAGGACCGGGCGCAACGCGAAGTAA
- a CDS encoding DUF433 domain-containing protein — protein MTVDWSECELVECIAGKMGGRPVVKGTRIEPDVIVQEEELGRTPEETHADFPTLPVDAILRIRTFAHEHQIAA, from the coding sequence ATGACCGTCGACTGGTCGGAGTGCGAGCTTGTAGAGTGCATAGCCGGGAAGATGGGCGGACGGCCTGTCGTCAAGGGAACGCGCATCGAGCCTGACGTCATCGTTCAGGAGGAAGAACTCGGGCGCACTCCTGAGGAAACGCATGCGGACTTTCCTACGCTTCCTGTCGATGCCATCCTGCGGATTCGCACCTTTGCCCACGAGCATCAGATAGCGGCGTGA